In Granulicella mallensis MP5ACTX8, the sequence TTCAAACGTTCCGGCAAAGTGCGCACGCAGACGGATATCGTCGACAAAGTCCTTGGGACCGCGATGTTCAACGATCAGTTCGGCCTGGCCCTGAAGCTTCAAGGGACCAATCTGGCGGACATCCTGGGCATAGTCGATCGCCCCCGCTGCGAGGCTTTCGTCCAGCTTGAGAGGCTCTTCGACGAGTTGTACGGGAGTGATGAGCATGGATTAAGGGTAGGACTTGCGGAGGGGGGAGTCAATGAGCCGGAATATGGGGTGGTGCATGCCGAGGGCAAACCCTCGTCAAGTTGAGCTATGCAAGCAACTTGTTGAGGCAGGAACTCGGAAGGGCAGGGTTTCAACCCTGCCGAAAAGCGCGGTCAAAGCCCTCTTTCCACTCTGCTGAAGGCTGAAGCGAAGGCGTAGCCGGAGCGACTGAATTGCTTTCTTTGATTGCGGCGAAATGGGTGGCCACATCCCCAAATGTGTCCCCGGTGGTCCTTGTGCAGCCTGGGCTGAACGAAGGAAGGCAATTCAGTCGTTGCGCCCTGAGGGCTTCACTCCAGCCTTCGGCAGAGAGGTACGAATATTCAGTTCGGCTTTCTGCGGCATGGCTGAAGCCATGCCCTTCCGATCCCTGCCTCAACAAACTGGCTGCACAGTTCGACCGGACTCCAAGTGCAGTTTGATGACACGCCCTAAGGGAAGTCTGCTTTAGACATACCTATAAAATTAGGCTCGTCTAAAATTTCACTTTGCGTCAAACTAGAGGAGGGGGCGCATCAGAGATGGCGAGAAGCCGGGAGCAGCTTGCGAACACGGAGTCCGTGGATAACTATCTGAAGGCGATCTTCCATCTGGGAGGCGGCCAGAAGGAGCGCGTCAGCAGTGGAGAGCTGGCGGAGCGGCTTGGAGTCGCACCTGCCTCTGTGACGAGCATGATCCAGAAGCTCGCAGCTTCCACTCCACCGCTTGTCGACTACGAGAGGCACTATGGGGTCAGCCTCTCACGTGCCGGGAAGAGACGTGCACTGGAGATCGTTCGTCATCATCGGCTCATCGAGACCTTTCTTTACGAGGTCCTCAACTACCCCATCGACGAGATTCACGATGAAGCCGAGCGCCTGGAGCACTTCATCTCCGAGACCTTCGAGAAGCGCATCGCCGATAAACTCGGGAACCCCCAGCTTGACCCGCATGGGCACTGCATCCCATCTCTCGATGGGACGATGCCTGCGATCCATCGAGTCACCTGCAACTGCGAATGAGCCCTGCCGCAAGCGGGCTGCGGTGGTGCGTATACTCCATATAATTCTCGAACGTCACCTCTGGAGTTCCTGCTTGCGCTCACTTCCCCTTGCCGCCCTCCTGCTCCTTGCCTCCCCGGTCTTCGCCCAACAAGGAGTTGTCCATGCCACGGGACCGGCCTACGTGCCTCAGCCTGCCTGGATCGCGCGTTCCAACGCCTTTACCCAGCAGATCCTCGACATCCAGATCAAGTATTCGCCCGAACAGGCTTCCTCAGAAGGCCTGGCGAAGTACGACACTGAGATCGGCGATGTGTCGCTGGCCGCGGAAGAGGCGCAGCGCAAGGAAGAGGAAGCAGCAGTCGGCAAGCTTGAAGCTGCGCTCAGGACCGAGCAGGACCAGAACGTCGCCGAAGACCTCGAGATCATCATCCACAACGAGCGCCTCGGCTTTCGCGTGCAGGATTTCTCGCACAAGCGCCGCGTGCCCTTCATCAACGCCACCAGCTTCTTCTACTCCGGCCTGCAGCCACTGCTCGACGACCAGCTTCCGCAGTCCCGCCGCGAGTCCGCTGTCGCGCGTTTGAAGAAGTATGCCGGACAGGCGCCGGGCTACCGGCCCGTCACGCTGCAGCTCATCGAGCGCATGAAACAGCAGATGGCAAAGCCGGGCATGATCTATCCCTCCAGATCCGAGGTGGAGACGCAGCTATCGCGCAACGCCGCCATCGTGGACGGGATCGCCTCCCTGTTCCAGAAGTACAAGCTGACCGGATGGGAACCGGCGTATGCCGCGCTGAAGACCCAGCTCGCCGACTATGACTCCTGGGTGAAGACCAACCTCTTGCCCAAGACCCGCACCGACTTCCGGCTTCTTCCCGAGGAGTACGCGCTCGCCTTCGAGGGCTACGGCATCGACATTCCACCCGCGCAGATCGCCGAGATGGCGCACAAGGCGTTCCTCGACTATCAGGCCCAGATGCAACCCCTGGCAGCAGAGATCGCCAAGGAGCATGGCTTCGCTTCGAGCGACTATCGCGACGTGATCCGCGAGCTCAAGAAGCAGCAGATCACCGGCGATGCGATTCTGCCGTTCTACGAAAAACGTCTGCACGAGATCGAGAAGATCATCGTCACCGACAAGCTCGTCACCCTGCCCAACCGCCCGGCCATCATTCGCCTGGGCACACCGGCCGAGAGCTCGCAGCAGCCCGCGCCGCACATGGTGCCTCCGCCGTTCCTGCACAACACCGGACAGCGCGGCGTGTTCGTGCTGCCGCTCAACATGCCCGCGGGCCCTGGCGAAGCGAAGGCTGCCAAGGTCGACGACTATACCTTCGACGCCGCCTCGTGGACCCTGATCGCGCACGAGGCCCGTCCGGGACATGAGCTGCAGTTCGACTCGATGGTGGAGCACGGCGTCTCGTTGGCGCGCGCGCTGTTTGCGTTCAACTCCACCAACGCCGAAGGCTGGGGCCTCTACTCGGAGTACATCACGCTGCCCTACATGCCGAAGGAAGGCCAGCTCATCAGCCTTCAGTTCCGGCTGCTGCGCGCGGCACGGGCGTTCCTGGACCCAGAACTGCAGGCCGGCAAGATTCAGCCCGCAGACGCGATGAAGGTGCTCACGCAGGACGTGTGTTTCTCCGTGCCGTTTGCCAATCAGGAGGTCGAACGCTACACCCTTCGCTCTCCGGGACAGGCGAACAGCTACTTCTACGGCTTTACGCGGCTGCTGGAGCTGCGCAAGGAGACCGAAACCGCGCTAGGACCGAAGTTCAACGCCCTGCGCTTCCACGACTTCATCCTCGCGCAGGGACTACTGCCGCCAGGCCTCATGAAAAAGGCTGTAGAGGAGCACTTCATTCCGCAGGAGAAGGCTCGCCAGCAGTAGGCGTGCCGGCTTTTCTTTAGGACACCACTTCTAGGGCACTAGGTGAATGCCAGCCCCAAAGGGGCGGTATATCCCAGCCCAGGGTGGAGGCATCCGCAGCGAGCGTTTTTTGCTCGCTGCGGTGCCGGAACCCTGGGTCAAGTCGTAAATTAATTTGAGCCCTGAAGGGGCGACCTATTGTGGCTGCACGATAGGTCGCCCCTTCAGGGCTCTAGCTTTTGAGGGTTCCGTAACCCCAGGGTTCCGGCGACAGGGCGAGCAAAAGCGCTCGCCAGCCGCCTTCACCCTGGGCTGGGATATATCGCCCCTTTGGGGCTGGCATTCACGCTGTGTCTTAGAAGCAGTTGGATGACGCACACCATAAGATTCCCATCTTTGTAACAAGTTCATTACAATGTTGGAACCAACAAGCCACAACGCGCGTATCCTGTCTGCGTAGAACTACGTCTCCACCCAGCAGCGCGGGAGATGCACGAAACTTTCTCGATCGAGGTTGATTTCCAATGCACCTTCTCCGTTCGCTTGTGATCCCTGCTTCGTTAGCCACCCTGTTGCTCGCCGGCTGCCACGTCTCCACCCATAAAGACGGCAAGAACGAGAATGTCGACATTGGAACTCCATTCGGCTCGATGCAGGTCAAAACCAACGGTAAGGGCGATACCACCGCGATCGGCATCGCAGCCTATCCCGGCGCCACACTGGTCAGCAATAACGGCAAAGATTCGGACGAAGGCTCCGCCGACATCAACATGAACTTCGGCAGCTTCCATCTCGGCGTAAAGGCCGCAAGCTACCAGACCGGCGATCCCCAGAGCCGGGTAGAGGCCTTCTACCGCAAAGAGCTTGCCCATTACGGAGACGTGATCGAGTGCCGCCACGGCAGCGCGGTCGGCCAGCCCACGCGAACCTCCCAGGGCCTGACCTGCGACACGAAACATGGCAATCACATCAGCACGGACGACTCCGATTCCGACCTGGATCTACGCACCGGCTCCGAGCAGCACCAGCACATCGTCGGCCTCACAGCGAAGGACGGCGGCACCAGGATCGGACTCGTCGCTCTGGACCTGCCCACCGGTCACGATCACAAAGATAGCGAGTAGCGCCCCAGAGAGTTGCCGCAAAGCTCCCGCTCCGGTAGCCTTCGAGAGGTGATTCAACGCCATTGTCCCCGCTGCCGGTCTGTCCTCCACTTTGAGGACCACGGCACCCTCGTCTTCTGTTGGAACTGCGGAGCCCCGCAAATCACCCTCTCCGAAGAGTTGCTGGATCAGGTTGAGCAGCAGATGCAGGACGCAGCCGCCGGCGCACAAGGTAGTAGTACGGTCCAGATTCAGGACCCCTCCGCCGTGAACTGGAAGGCCGCCATCCACATCGCCCTGATCGTCGCCGGTGCGCTGTCGGCCATCGCCGTGCTGGTGCCTCCCGCCGAGATGCTGGCCTGGCTGGCGCCGTCCATTGTGCTCGCCCTCTACGCCTCCCGGAACCGCCAGACACGCATCACCACGGGGCTGGGAGCGCGTATCGGACTGCTCTGCGGGGTGCTCTGTTCCCTGGGCCTGATGCTCATCACCGCCCTGCAAATGCTCGTCCTGCGCTTTGGAATTCATGGAATGGCCGAGATGGAAGCCAACATGAACTCCGTGATGCTGGAGGCAAAGACCCGGGCCGTGGCGCAATCAGGGCAGGCAGCGGCCAGTATCTTCGATCTCTTCCTGACCGCTCCCGAGTTTCGCGCGGGATTCTTTCTGGCTGGACTGGCGATGGTGGCGGCGATTCTCATGGTGCTGTCCACCGCCGGCGGCGCATTTGCGGGCTTTGTCCGGTCGCGGCAAACCAAGACCATTCTTTAGAACAGTTTGGCCCGTGTGATAGCAGTGTGAAATCACACGGCTATCTTTGCCGTGTTCCACTTTATGGTGCCCCTGCCCTGACGCAACCGCTCGCTCCGCTGCTATCATCAACACCTATCATGAGCGACAATCACCCATCCTCTCCGGCCACCGAAACGAGCGAATCCACCCAGTCCATACGGTCGCCACGCCTGCGCGAAAAAGGCCGCCTCATGTCCGGCTCCGAGATCGAGCGCACCCTGGTGCGGCTTGCGCACGAGATCGTGGAGCGCAACCACGGCTGCGACAACCTCGGCCTGGTCGGCATCAAGCGCCGCGGCGTGCCACTGGCGCAGCGCATCGCGGCGCTGGTCGAAAAGATTGAGAAGCAGCCGGTCGATACCGGCATGCTCGACATCAGCTTCTATCGTGACGACCTCTCGACGCGCGATATCCGGCCCGTCGTCGAAAAAACCGATATCGGCTTCGACGTCACCGGCCGCGACATCATCCTGATGGACGACGTGCTCTACACCGGCCGCACCATCCGCGCCGCGATGGACGCGCTCTTCGACCATGGCCGCCCCAAGAGCGTGCAGTTGTTGGTATTGATCGACCGCGGCCACCGCGAACTGCCGATCGAAGCCCGGTTTATCGGCCGCACCGTACCCACCTCACGCCGCGAGATCATCGAGGTCAAGCTGCGAGAGATCGACGACGACGAACAGGTAACCCTGGTCGAGTTGCTGGACTAATCCCACACGAAACCGAGCCAATCCTCATGAGCGAACAGGTCCTCACAGAGCCAACAGAGGGTCTTCCTCTGCCTGCGCCCAACGAACCGGAGCCCATGAGCATGGGCGCGGTGCTGCGCGTCGTCACGATGCGGCGGCTCTGGTATGCGCAGATCGTCTCGGTCTTCGGCGACTTCCTCGCGCTGTTCGCGGTCATCACCGTCATGACCTTCAAGCTGCATGCGACGGCGCAGCAGGTAACCGCCGGACAAATCGCCTACCTGCTGCCAATTGCGCTGCTGGGCATCGTCAGCGGCGTGTTCGTCGACCGCTGGCCGGTAAAGATCACGCTGGTCTCGAGCGACTTCCTCCGCGCGGGCCTCTGCCTGCTCCTGCTGCTCGTGCACTCGGTCTACGGCTTCTACATCGTCCTGGCGGCGATCAGCGTCGTATCGAGCTTCTTCACGCCCGCGCAGGGCATTGCTCTGCGCAGCGCGGTCCCCAAGCACGGCCTGCGTTCAGCCAACTCTCTGATGCAGCAGGTCATGTTCATCATGCGCATCATCGGCGGCCCGATTGCAATCTTCGTCGTCTCGCGCTTCCACGAGCAGACCTGCTACATCCTGGACTCCCTCAGCTTCATCGCCTCCGGCTCGCTCATCGCCTCGCTTGCGCTCAATGTTCCGAAGAAGAGCGCGGTCGTGGTCACCCCGGAGCAAGAGCAAGCGACCGCCAAAGACGGCAAGACCGGCATCGCCCGCATCCTTGAAGACATGAAGGAGGGCGCAGGCTTCGTCCTGCATCATGCGGCCCTGCTCTTCGTGATCGTCGCCCTGGCTGCCGGCCTGTTTGTGATGGCCTGCTTCGGCCCCCTGATCGCCATCTTCGTGCGCGACACGCTGCACGCCTCCACCAACGTCTTCGGCATCTCGAGCGCGATGATCGGGCTCGGCCTGCTCGTGGGTATCTCGATCCTCAACGCAGTGGCCAAGAACGTGAAGAACACCACCCTCGTCTACTCAGGCCTGGGAGGCATCGCCCTCTCCACGCTGTTGATGGCGACGGCCCCGCACATCGTCTTCCAGCTCGGAAGCCACGCCATCGGGGTCGATAGCCTGCTCACCATCGTCGGCTGCTTCATGATCGGCTGCTCGGCGGGCGGCATCATCGTTCCCTCGCAGACGATGATCCAGCAGGAGACCCCGCCGGAGATGCTGGGCCGCGTTGGGTCGACAGTCATGTCGTTCATCTTCAGCGCGCAGATCGCGGGGCTGGTCCTGAGCGGCATCCTGGCCAATCACACCAGCGTGCGGCGGGTCTTCCTGCTCTGCACGGGGATGCTGGCGGTGCTGATCGTCGCGGGCAAGCTATGGATGGAGCCGAAAGAGCACACGACGACGGCATAAACAGCACTCGGGTCATTGAAACGTGGCGCTGTTTCCGCCCTACTTAGGCTGCCTCACGCAAAATAGGCTGTATCTTCGTGCGCTTTGCGCGGCGAGCCTGTGCCAGATCGTAGTTCGTCTGCATGTTAAGCCAGAACTCAGGATTGGAGTTCGGAAAAGCCTCCGATAGCTTGAGGGCCACGGCAGCAGAGATACCAAGACGCCCATTCAGAATCATCGAAAGATTGGCCCGGGTCATCCCAAGATGCTTCGCAAGAGCACTGACGGTAACGGCATCTCCCATGTACTCGCGAAGAATCTCGCCGGGGTGGCAGGGGTTGAACATCGGCATACGAGCCCTCCTTCTAGTGATAATCCTGACAACCGTATCAAAAACTGATACAGCATTCAAAGCCCAGAATGACGACCAAGTAAACACCGGCTCAATTCACCCTTCCCCGGTGTCTAAGCCCTTAGCAGCCGAATCAGACTTCGGCCCCGGCTCTCGCCAGCCGCTACCACCCCGCAGGTCCGAGCGCTCGCCCACCACTTCTGATCGAGGTGCTCCTCATGGCGTTCTCCGCAAACTCTACCGCCGAAATCAATGTCACGCCGCTGATCGACGTGCTGCTTGTGCTCCTCATCATCTTCATGGTTCTCGTCCCTGTGCGGCCTCGCGGGCTCGACAGCTCCATCCCGCAAGGCGCTCCGGCGTCTGCGGCGTCCCAGTCTCCTCTGGTCGTGCGCGTCTCAGCAGGCTCCGCCGGCAGCAGCCCAACCTATCGCATCGGCCAGCAGGACGTGGCGCTCGCGGACATACGCCCTGCCCTGCAGCAGCTCTTCGCTACACGGCAGAATCTCACTCTCTTTGTCGAAGCCGATCCCACGCTCAACGTCCAGCAGGTAGCCGAGGTCGTCGCGGAAGCACGAGCGGCAGGCGCGGGCCAGATCGCCCTGGGCTCGCTGGCGAAACTCTGACCGCAAAGAGCAAGGCCTCCCGAGCGGGAGGCCTTGCGGTACAGCAGGAAGCGCAGCTTACTTCGTCATATCGACGCCGCCGCCCAGCTTCTTCTCCTTGGCCGCTTCATTGGCCTTGCGAGCACCGGCAGCTTTCTGCACCCACTCATCGGCCTTTGCGAGGTCGTCCTTGCGGGCAGCATCGTTGCCGCACTCCAGGTCGGCCTTACGGCGATAGGTAAGGTTCAGGTACGACATAGCGTCGTCATAGTTGGGATTGATCTCGACAGCCTTCGTCAGGTACTGCAGGGCCTCATTCACGAGATCGGTGTTGGCTGCCACGATCTTCGCGCAGACGTCCTTGGACTTCTTCACGTTGCCTTCGCCATCATCCGTCATGCCGGCGGCAGCGAGGATCGTTGTCGCATTCTTATAAGCCTTATTCCAATCGATCCAGGCGATCGTGTAGTTCGCCTCGGAGTCCTTCGGATCAAGAGCGATGACCTTCTGCTCCGTGACCTTGGCTTGATCCAACTGCTTGATGTTGCGCTGGATCGAGGCGATCTGCTTGAGGGCGCCAATATCGTTCGGGTCCTTGGCAAGCACCTCGTTGAAGCCGTCCATAGCCTTCTGGGCGATCTTCAGGTTGCCTGGGGTGTCGTCGTTCGGCACCACCTGGTAGCTATACGAGGTCGCGAGGTACAGTCGCGCCGTGGCGTAATCAGGATCGAGAGCGATGGACTCCTGGAACTTGTCGACGGCCTGCTCGTAGTGGCCGGCCTTAAATTCCTGCACACCCTTCACGAGCCTATCGCGCGCGCGCAATTTGGTGCATCCAACGGTGCTCGCCAGCACTACCAACAACGTGGCGCTGACAGAAATTCGTGCGCTAAGCTTCATGAGAACCTTTCCCCTTCAAACAATGTCGCCGCAGGCCCCTCTCAGGAGGCAAAAGTTCCGTAG encodes:
- a CDS encoding metal-dependent transcriptional regulator — translated: MARSREQLANTESVDNYLKAIFHLGGGQKERVSSGELAERLGVAPASVTSMIQKLAASTPPLVDYERHYGVSLSRAGKRRALEIVRHHRLIETFLYEVLNYPIDEIHDEAERLEHFISETFEKRIADKLGNPQLDPHGHCIPSLDGTMPAIHRVTCNCE
- a CDS encoding DUF885 domain-containing protein; protein product: MRSLPLAALLLLASPVFAQQGVVHATGPAYVPQPAWIARSNAFTQQILDIQIKYSPEQASSEGLAKYDTEIGDVSLAAEEAQRKEEEAAVGKLEAALRTEQDQNVAEDLEIIIHNERLGFRVQDFSHKRRVPFINATSFFYSGLQPLLDDQLPQSRRESAVARLKKYAGQAPGYRPVTLQLIERMKQQMAKPGMIYPSRSEVETQLSRNAAIVDGIASLFQKYKLTGWEPAYAALKTQLADYDSWVKTNLLPKTRTDFRLLPEEYALAFEGYGIDIPPAQIAEMAHKAFLDYQAQMQPLAAEIAKEHGFASSDYRDVIRELKKQQITGDAILPFYEKRLHEIEKIIVTDKLVTLPNRPAIIRLGTPAESSQQPAPHMVPPPFLHNTGQRGVFVLPLNMPAGPGEAKAAKVDDYTFDAASWTLIAHEARPGHELQFDSMVEHGVSLARALFAFNSTNAEGWGLYSEYITLPYMPKEGQLISLQFRLLRAARAFLDPELQAGKIQPADAMKVLTQDVCFSVPFANQEVERYTLRSPGQANSYFYGFTRLLELRKETETALGPKFNALRFHDFILAQGLLPPGLMKKAVEEHFIPQEKARQQ
- the pyrR gene encoding bifunctional pyr operon transcriptional regulator/uracil phosphoribosyltransferase PyrR: MSDNHPSSPATETSESTQSIRSPRLREKGRLMSGSEIERTLVRLAHEIVERNHGCDNLGLVGIKRRGVPLAQRIAALVEKIEKQPVDTGMLDISFYRDDLSTRDIRPVVEKTDIGFDVTGRDIILMDDVLYTGRTIRAAMDALFDHGRPKSVQLLVLIDRGHRELPIEARFIGRTVPTSRREIIEVKLREIDDDEQVTLVELLD
- a CDS encoding MFS transporter gives rise to the protein MSEQVLTEPTEGLPLPAPNEPEPMSMGAVLRVVTMRRLWYAQIVSVFGDFLALFAVITVMTFKLHATAQQVTAGQIAYLLPIALLGIVSGVFVDRWPVKITLVSSDFLRAGLCLLLLLVHSVYGFYIVLAAISVVSSFFTPAQGIALRSAVPKHGLRSANSLMQQVMFIMRIIGGPIAIFVVSRFHEQTCYILDSLSFIASGSLIASLALNVPKKSAVVVTPEQEQATAKDGKTGIARILEDMKEGAGFVLHHAALLFVIVALAAGLFVMACFGPLIAIFVRDTLHASTNVFGISSAMIGLGLLVGISILNAVAKNVKNTTLVYSGLGGIALSTLLMATAPHIVFQLGSHAIGVDSLLTIVGCFMIGCSAGGIIVPSQTMIQQETPPEMLGRVGSTVMSFIFSAQIAGLVLSGILANHTSVRRVFLLCTGMLAVLIVAGKLWMEPKEHTTTA
- a CDS encoding HigA family addiction module antitoxin: MPMFNPCHPGEILREYMGDAVTVSALAKHLGMTRANLSMILNGRLGISAAVALKLSEAFPNSNPEFWLNMQTNYDLAQARRAKRTKIQPILREAA
- a CDS encoding ExbD/TolR family protein codes for the protein MAFSANSTAEINVTPLIDVLLVLLIIFMVLVPVRPRGLDSSIPQGAPASAASQSPLVVRVSAGSAGSSPTYRIGQQDVALADIRPALQQLFATRQNLTLFVEADPTLNVQQVAEVVAEARAAGAGQIALGSLAKL
- a CDS encoding tetratricopeptide repeat protein; amino-acid sequence: MKLSARISVSATLLVVLASTVGCTKLRARDRLVKGVQEFKAGHYEQAVDKFQESIALDPDYATARLYLATSYSYQVVPNDDTPGNLKIAQKAMDGFNEVLAKDPNDIGALKQIASIQRNIKQLDQAKVTEQKVIALDPKDSEANYTIAWIDWNKAYKNATTILAAAGMTDDGEGNVKKSKDVCAKIVAANTDLVNEALQYLTKAVEINPNYDDAMSYLNLTYRRKADLECGNDAARKDDLAKADEWVQKAAGARKANEAAKEKKLGGGVDMTK